The proteins below are encoded in one region of Bacteroidales bacterium:
- the tsaD gene encoding tRNA (adenosine(37)-N6)-threonylcarbamoyltransferase complex transferase subunit TsaD — MKQIVTILGIESSCDDTSVAVIQNNTLLSSVIANQDVHKNYGGVVPELASRAHQSNIVPVMHEALLQAQVQLNDIDAIAYTRGPGLLGSLLVGSSFAKGLSIGLQKPLIEVNHLQGHILSHFLSEKDEQKEFPSFPHLSLLVSGGHTQIILVHSPYEFEILGTTIDDAAGEAFDKAAKVMGLSYPGGPIIDKLAKVGNPNKFKFAKPYVEGLNFSFSGLKTSFLYFLKDQLKINPNFIQENINDLCASYQNTIADILIEKVLKAIEITQIKTITLGGGVSANSEIRNRFEGLKFKGIKTFIPKIKYTTDNAAMIAIVGYYKFLKNDFSTLEAAPIARFGIN, encoded by the coding sequence TAAGTAGCGTTATTGCCAATCAAGATGTACATAAAAACTACGGAGGCGTTGTTCCTGAATTAGCCTCCAGGGCACATCAATCGAACATTGTACCCGTTATGCACGAAGCACTTTTACAAGCCCAAGTTCAACTTAACGATATCGATGCCATTGCTTATACCAGAGGTCCGGGTTTACTTGGTTCATTATTAGTCGGAAGTTCATTTGCTAAAGGTCTTTCCATAGGATTACAAAAACCTCTAATTGAAGTTAATCATTTGCAAGGTCATATTTTATCGCACTTTTTGTCAGAAAAAGACGAACAAAAAGAATTCCCATCATTTCCTCATTTAAGTTTATTGGTATCGGGAGGTCATACGCAAATTATACTTGTTCATAGCCCTTACGAATTTGAAATTCTTGGAACCACTATAGATGATGCTGCAGGCGAAGCATTCGATAAAGCAGCTAAAGTTATGGGTCTTAGTTACCCAGGTGGACCTATTATTGACAAACTAGCAAAAGTCGGGAATCCTAATAAATTTAAATTTGCCAAACCTTATGTAGAGGGACTTAATTTTAGCTTTAGTGGATTAAAAACATCATTTTTGTATTTTTTAAAAGATCAACTTAAAATAAACCCAAACTTTATTCAAGAAAACATCAACGATTTGTGCGCTTCGTACCAAAATACCATTGCCGATATTTTGATTGAAAAAGTATTAAAAGCAATAGAAATCACTCAAATTAAAACCATTACTTTAGGCGGTGGGGTTTCAGCAAACTCCGAAATTCGTAATCGCTTTGAAGGACTTAAATTTAAGGGCATTAAGACATTTATACCTAAAATAAAATATACTACCGACAACGCAGCTATGATTGCTATTGTTGGATATTATAAATTTCTAAAAAATGATTTTTCAACTCTAGAAGCAGCTCCCATTGCCCGTTTTGGAATTAATTAA